ACTCCATTAATCTGGTTCCCTctgaagatcatgttgattgtttgacacgggggatcttctcctgctttcgagggtTCCGCGTTGTCCcggttacgaccataattgttctttgctcggtcactcaagaattatctgaggtgaccattcttcaataatgttgccactTTCTCCCGTAGGTGTCGGCAGTCCCATGTCCGGTGGCCATTcatcccatggtattcacaccacatgttgggatccctctggctaggATCAGATCTCATCGGTTTcaggaaccgtgcttctttgatgtttctcatgtccgacaccaactccactatactgaaGTTGAAGTTGAattccgataacttggggtaagaaggatctcGCGACCCTGGCGCTTCTTTATCCTGCAGTGACCGATTGTTCCGACCGAGATCAGTCCTCCTGTCAATGGCGAACCTGTCCGCTGTCCAGAAACCTCTGCTGCGGCCTTCGGTCTGTTCGTAGGGAAACCACCGGCCCCTTGAAGTATGTCTGTCCGCGTCataatcatcctttgatttttctatgTTCTTTTCTCGTCCTTTGGTCGATAATGGAAAACCAACTttgtcatcttcgatccttatttttgattcgtaccggttgtggacatccgcccgggtcattgcttgaaactcaagtagGCTTCCGTTTAATTTCCGAGAAGCGTCTGAACTCCTCAGATTCAATCCCTTGGTaaatgcttcagccgcccattcattCGGGATAGCCGGGAGCAATATTCTCTCCTTttggaatcgggtaacgaactctcgtagcagctcagactctccttgcgcaatcctgaatatgtcggcctttcgggccgGTACTTTTCTAGtcccggcatgagccttgatgaaagaatccgcgagcatttCAAAGGAGTCtgtggaatgctcgggtaatagcaaataccacgtcaaggctcccctcgtgagggtttctccaaatttctt
The DNA window shown above is from Nicotiana tomentosiformis chromosome 8, ASM39032v3, whole genome shotgun sequence and carries:
- the LOC138897423 gene encoding uncharacterized protein, with protein sequence MREVNARIDQIPGAPPVLKGSDSKKYIQLPYKSSAEPELTLKRFKMPEVPKYDGISDPQEHITTYTTVIKGNDLASHEIESVLLKKFGETLTRGALTWYLLLPEHSTDSFEMLADSFIKAHAGTRKVPARKADIFRIAQGESELLREFVTRFQKERILLPAIPNEWAAEAFTKGLNLRSSDASRKLNGSLLEFQAMTRADVHNRYESKIRIEDDKVGFPLSTKGREKNIEKSKDDYDADRHTSRGRWFPYEQTEGRSRGFWTADRFAIDRRTDLGRNNRSLQDKEAPGSRDPSYPKLSEFNFNFSIVELVSDMRNIKEARFLKPMRSDPSQRDPNMWCEYHGMNGHRTWDCRHLREKVATLLKNGHLR